The proteins below come from a single Gossypium raimondii isolate GPD5lz chromosome 2, ASM2569854v1, whole genome shotgun sequence genomic window:
- the LOC105777401 gene encoding RNA-binding protein 2 isoform X1 — MADNYWNRQQPTPPMLSSGGMLKRPRTDYDAPPSGLHPAHEMHNNLARDDDQGGHLAVKDTKTIGSAYDRYLQSAQLSSFTSGEASTFGGLGRAVGVAMPARPMADPPVMGRPASAAPDLALNGGTVSFGGQFPIDPMARLGRDILPLPPDASNTLFVEGLPPDSTRREVAHIFRPFVGYKEVRLVSKEYKHRGGDPIILCFVDFSSPACAATAMSALQGYKIDEHDPDSNYLRLQFSRNPGPRSGSGVRGRR; from the exons ATGGCGGATAATTACTGGAATCGGCAGCAGCCAACTCCTCCGATGCTGTCCTCAGGAGGGATGCTTAAACGACCTCGTACTGACTATG ATGCCCCGCCTTCTGGGCTGCATCCAGCTCATGAGATGCATAATAATCTGGCAAGAGATGATGATCAAGGTGGACACCTGGCTGTGAAGGATACGAAAACCATTGGATCAGCATATGATCGTTATCTCCAGAGTGCG CAACTTTCTTCTTTTACTTCTGGAGAAGCTAGTACATTTGGTGGGTTGGGAAGGGCTGTTGGTGTTGCAATGCCTGCTCGTCCAATGGCTGATCCTCCTGTGATGGGTCGTCCTGCATCTGCTGCTCCAGATCTGGCACTAAATGGTGGAACTGTCAGTTTTGGCGGTCAATTTCCCATAGACCCAATGGCAAGGCTAGGTCGGGATATTCTACCTCTGCCTCCGGATGCTTCCAATACTCTATTTGTTGAGGGACTTCCTCCAGACAGCACAAGGAGGGAAGTAGCCC ATATCTTTCGCCCTTTTGTGGGATATAAAGAAGTACGACTAGTGAGTAAAGAATACAAACAT CGTGGTGGTGATCCTATTATCCtttgttttgttgatttttcAAGTCCTGCTTGTGCAGCAACTGCAATGAGTGCCTTGCAAG GTTATAAAATCGATGAACATGATCCTGATTCTAACTACTTGAGGCTACAGTTTTCACGGAACCCAGGTCCACGGTCAGGTTCTGGAGTTCGTGGAAGGAGGTGA
- the LOC105777401 gene encoding RNA-binding protein 2 isoform X2 — protein MHNNLARDDDQGGHLAVKDTKTIGSAYDRYLQSAQLSSFTSGEASTFGGLGRAVGVAMPARPMADPPVMGRPASAAPDLALNGGTVSFGGQFPIDPMARLGRDILPLPPDASNTLFVEGLPPDSTRREVAHIFRPFVGYKEVRLVSKEYKHRGGDPIILCFVDFSSPACAATAMSALQGYKIDEHDPDSNYLRLQFSRNPGPRSGSGVRGRR, from the exons ATGCATAATAATCTGGCAAGAGATGATGATCAAGGTGGACACCTGGCTGTGAAGGATACGAAAACCATTGGATCAGCATATGATCGTTATCTCCAGAGTGCG CAACTTTCTTCTTTTACTTCTGGAGAAGCTAGTACATTTGGTGGGTTGGGAAGGGCTGTTGGTGTTGCAATGCCTGCTCGTCCAATGGCTGATCCTCCTGTGATGGGTCGTCCTGCATCTGCTGCTCCAGATCTGGCACTAAATGGTGGAACTGTCAGTTTTGGCGGTCAATTTCCCATAGACCCAATGGCAAGGCTAGGTCGGGATATTCTACCTCTGCCTCCGGATGCTTCCAATACTCTATTTGTTGAGGGACTTCCTCCAGACAGCACAAGGAGGGAAGTAGCCC ATATCTTTCGCCCTTTTGTGGGATATAAAGAAGTACGACTAGTGAGTAAAGAATACAAACAT CGTGGTGGTGATCCTATTATCCtttgttttgttgatttttcAAGTCCTGCTTGTGCAGCAACTGCAATGAGTGCCTTGCAAG GTTATAAAATCGATGAACATGATCCTGATTCTAACTACTTGAGGCTACAGTTTTCACGGAACCCAGGTCCACGGTCAGGTTCTGGAGTTCGTGGAAGGAGGTGA